A window of the Narcine bancroftii isolate sNarBan1 chromosome 4, sNarBan1.hap1, whole genome shotgun sequence genome harbors these coding sequences:
- the LOC138760807 gene encoding retinol dehydrogenase 13-like isoform X4 produces the protein MEKCETAAREIRGDTLNHHVYARHLNLASMKSVREFAKKVTEEENNINVLINNAGIMRCPHWQTEDGFEMQFGVNHLGHFLLTNLLLEKLKNSGNSRIINVSSLAHIAGEIDFDDLNWEKRKYNTKAAYCQSKLANVLFTKELAKRLEGTGITVNAVHPGVTNTELGRHTGMHKSTFSSTVLGPLFFLLIKSPKIGAQPSIYLSVAEELEGISGKYFDAMKQKDPSPQAMDDEKARHLWEISAKLVRLESNKAT, from the exons atggagaaatgtgaAACTGCAGCTCGAGAAATTCGAGGAGACACGCTGAATCATCATGTGTATGCCAGGCACCTGAATCTTGCGTCAATGAAATCAGTTCGGGAGTTTGCCAAGAAAGTTACTGAAG aggaaaataataTAAATGTTCTAATTAATAATGCTGGTATTATGAGATGCCCTCATTGGCAAACAGAGGATGGATTTGAAATGCAGTTTGGTGTAAATCATCTTG GCCATTTTCTGTTGACAAATCTACTGCTGGAGAAGTTAAAGAACTCTGGAAACAGTCGCATCATAAATGTATCATCACTGGCTCACATTGCGGGGGAAATTGATTTTGATGATCTCAACTGGGAGAAGAGAAAATATAACACAAAGGCAGCATACTGTCAAAGTAAACTTGCCAAtgtactgtttacaaaggagctTGCTAAACGGCTTGAAG GAACTGGGATAACAGTCAATGCTGTGCACCCAGGTGTAACTAATACAGAGCTTGGCAGACATACAGGAATGCACAAATCAACTTTCTCTTCCACAGTATTGG GGCCCTTATTTTTTCTTCTCATAAAATCCCCAAAGATTGGAGCACAACCTTCCATATATCTAAGTGTGGCAGAAGAATTGGAGGGAATATCTGGAAAATACTTTGATGCCATGAAACAAAAGGATCCTAGCCCACAAGCCATGGATGATGAGAAAGCCAGGCATTTGTGGGAAATAAGTGCCAAATTAGTGAGGCTGGAAAGCAATAAAGCCACATAA